TCGGTGATCTCCTTTTTTGTCCTGGTCAACCGGCTCTCCTTCATCGGCGTGGGGATCTCGCATGCAGCCTTCGGGGGCGTGGCCATCGGGATCCTCTTCGGCATCGACCCGACCCTTTCGGCCGTGATCTTCTCCGTGCTGACCGCTTGGATGATCGGGATCGTGAGCCGCAGGGGGAGGCTTAACGAGGATACGACCATCGGAATCTTTTATGCCGCGGCCATGGCATTGGGGATCGTGATCATCGGGCTTTCCAGAGGGTATACCGTAGACCTTTTCGGCTATCTCTTCGGGAATATCCTCGCGGTCACCTCAACGGACCTCTGGATCGTGGCGGCCCTCAGCCTGTTTGTCCTCGGGACCGTATTTTACTTCTTCAAAGAACTGCTGTACATCAGTTTTGACGAAGAATCGGCACAGGTGAACGGTGTGCCGGTGGCCTTCCTCTATTATTATCTCCTCACGCTCATGGCCGTGACCATCGTGATCTCCATGAAGGTGGTCGGCATCATCCTGGTTTCGGCCCTTCTGGTGATCCCGGCCGCGGCGGCCTACGAGGTGAGTTCCCATTACAAGTCGGTTCTCATCGTCTCAGTCATCGTCGGGCTTGTCTCGGCCCTGGGCGGGCTCCTTGTCTCCTACCGGTTCAATACCGCCTCCGGGGCCACCATTGTCCTTCTGGCGGCTGCGGTTTTTCTCCTCCTCTTTACCATCCGCTCACTGAGGACCGGTCCTAAGAAGGACCGGGTTCCGGTCCATGGCCCTTCGGATCCCCAGGGTTAAATCCCACCTTAGTGGTCCTGTTCGTAAATAGGGTGACGTACCGAGAGGGTTGTAGGGCGGGCGCATCAAGGCACGCGACTCAGCGCGTACCCCTCTGGTACACCGCAAGGTGCGGAACTTTGACTCGACCGCCCTACGGCACTCGAATGCCACCGTATTTACGAATAGGGCCACTTAGTCTGTCACGGCCTTTCCTCTGATGCGCCGGAACTATCGAAGTCTGGGGCAGGGGTTGGGTAGGGGCATTGTTTCTTAATTATTTATGGAGTTATAAGATTTATATATTCGCAATTGAATATTTATTTTCTTGACAAGGATGGCCTGAATTGATACTTTTAATTGCTCATAGGTTGAAAGAATAAAACAGTGTTTTACTGAAATTGTCCTGCACGAAACAGCCAACGGCGAGATCTTCTCGGCATACTGAAAAGATCCATCGTCAGGATCGTTTTAAATAAATTTGTATTCAGAAACCATGGATCTGCCGGGTAGGATCAATCCCTCGGTGACGATCAGCCATGGGTGAGCGGGATGGATAAGGCGAAGATCTCAAAAGGGGTAAGGCTGATTCTCGAAGGCGTGGGCGAGGACCCGGACCGTCCCGGTTTGAAGGATACGCCGAGGCGGGTGGCTGATCTGTACGAAGAGATCCTGGAAGGGCTCTCGGCGGATCTTTCCAAGATCATCAGGCCTATTGACGGTGAGGCGCACAAGGAGATGGTGATGATCAAGGATATCCCGTTTTATTCGATCTGTGAGCACCATCTTCTCCCATTTTACGGCAAGGCCCATATCGCCTATATCCCCGGAGAGGGGAAGATCGTGGGCTTTTCGGCCTTGGCCCGGGCGCTTGAACTCCTGGCCCGGAGACTCCAGATGCAGGAGAGGCTGACCACCCAGCTTGCGGATCTGATTGTGGAGAGCCTGGAACCCAGAGGGGCCATGGTGGTGATTGAGGCGGAACAGCTCTGTGTCTCCATGAGGGGGGTGAAGAAGGCCGGGGCAAAGACCGTGACCTCGGCGGTCCGAGGGATTTTTGAGGCCAATGAGCGAACCCGGGTGGAGATGCTGGAACTGATGAAGAGCGGCAATCTATAAGAAGAAAAAACCCCCGTTAGAGAACATGGTGTTCCCTAACAACCGGTGATGGTGATTTTCTACCACCATCTTCAAGGGATGGTGTAGACTCCGTTTGAGATACGGTTTCTCTAACGGGGCAAAGGAGCAGCGGCTTATGATAGTACAAGAGACAAAATCCAAAGAGCTCATTCTTGAAATGCTCAAGGGGATAAAGAAAATCTTCCTCGTCGGATGCGGGGACTGTGCGACGGTCTGCGAAGCCGGCGGGGAGATTGACCTGAACCGTATGAAGGAGATGCTGGCGGCCGAGGGGATTGAGGTGACGGGTATGACGATTCCGGACACGAGCTGTCACATCCCGGATATGAAAAGCCATTTGAAAGAGCACGCCAAGGAGATCGAGGAAGCGGACGGAATCGGCGTTATGTCCTGCGGGGCCGGCGTCCAGTCCGTGGGAACGGTCTATGAAGACAAGATCGTATTCCCCCTGAACAATTCCCTGTTTCTGGGTAATACCGAGCGGTTCGGCCAGCACGTGGAGTTTTGCTCCGCCTGCGGCGAGTGCCGCATCGACAAGTTCGGGGCCGTCTGCCCGATCACACGCTGCTATAAGGGGATCCTGAACGGGCCCTGCGGCGGGGTGAACAACGGCATGTGCGAGATCGGAAACGACACGCCATGCGCCTGGGTTCTGGCCTATGAGCGGCTCGAAAAACAGAACCGTCTGGATAACCTGAAAGAACCGTTGAAGGCCAAGAAGTGGTCGGCGCACCTGAAGCCGATGACACACCTGAACCCCACGAATAAGAAAAAGATGGAAGAGAAAGAGGCCAAACGCAAGGCCAAAGAAGAGGCGAAGGGATAATTTGTGGATAAGTTTCTATCCCTGGAAATGAGAGGCTGAAACAAAATCTGGTTCATCTCCAAAAGAGTGGGTGAAAACATCAGGGGTCAAGGGGTCAAGGATTCCAGGGGTCAAGTGAAGTGATTTTCAAGACTTGAGGGTCCGAGGGGCCAAGGATTCAAGGGGTCGAGTGAAGTGCTAAAAACATCATGGGTCAAGGGTTCCAGTGTTTTCCTCTGGAGATTTTGCTTGCATTTAAGTATTTCACTTGAATCCTTGAACCCTGGAATCCTCGAACCCTTTTTACCCACTATATGGGAGAAGAACCCAAAATATTAATATTATAGAGGAGGAGAGCCATTGGGCAAGAAGAAAACCGTCAGAGCGGCGTTCGAAGCTGGAGAGTTTGTCGTGACCGGTGAATGCGGCCCCCCAAAAGGCACGGACATCTCCGAGATGCTTCATCATGCCGAGGGCATGCTCGGCTATGTCAACGGCATCAACGTCACCGACAACCAGAGTTCAGTCATGCGGATCGGGTCCCTTCCGGTCTGCAAGCTCCTGGTCGACATGGGGCACGATCCGGTTTTCCAAATTACGGGCCGTGATCGGAACCGCCTGGCCATCCAAAGCGATCTCCTGGGCGCCCATATCCTCGGCATCCGGAACGTCCTCTGCCTGACCGGTGACGGGGTCCAGGCCGGGGACCACAAGGACGCCAAACCGGTTTTCGATCTGGAGTCCGTGCAGATTCTTCAGGCCGTGGAGGCCCTGAATAACGGAAAGGACATGGCGGGCAATGACCTGAAAGGCGCAACGTCATTGTTTCCCGGAGCGGTGGTCACCCCCGAGTCCAGACCCATTGAGCCGCAGCTTATGAAGTTTGAAAAAAAGATACGGGCCGGGGCGAAATTCTTTCAGACCCAGGCGGTCTACGATATCGAGAACTTTCTTGACTTCATGAAGTTCGCACGGCAATTCGACACCAAGATCATGGCCGGGTTGGTGCTTCTGACCTCCGCCGGGATGGCCAATTACATGAACAAGTTTGTGCCCGGCGTTTCCGTGCCTCAGAACCTGATCGACCGGATGAAGGCGGCCGGCAAGGAAAAGGCCATCGATACCGGGATCGACATCATGTGCGAATTCATCAAGGCAGTGAGGGACCAGTGCGACGGCGTCCATATCATGGCCATCGGCAAGGAACATCTCGTGCCGGAGATCGTGAAGAGGGCGGGGCTGGCATAGGAATAAATCAAAAATTAAGGTTCATCTCCAAAAGAGTGGGTGAAAACATCAGGGGTCAAGGGGTCAAGGATTCCAGGGGTCAAGTGAAGTGCTGAAACACTACATTGATAAAATCACTGAAAAACAAACACTTGACCCCTTGAACCCTGGAATCCTCGAACCCTTTTTACCCACTATATGGGAGAAGAACCAAAATTAAATAAAGGAATGAATAGGATGCCTCGAATCACCATCACGGATCTCAAAAAGAAGAAGGCCGAGGGGAAGAAAATCACCATGCTGACGGCCTATGACTTCCCCTTTGCCGCTCTGGTGGACCAGGCCGGGATCGACATGATCCTGGTCGGTGATTCCCTGGGCGTGGTGGTGCAGGGCAAAGAGAACACCCTGCCCGTGACCATGGACCAGATGGTCTACCATACGGAGATGGTCGTCCGGGCGACCCGGAATGCATTGGTGGTGGGGGACATGCCGTTTATGTCCTATCAGGTGAGCTGTGAGGAAGCGGTTTCCAATGCGGGCCGGTTTCTCAAGGAGGCGGGGGCGCAGGCCGTGAAACTTGAAGGAGGCGCCTCGGTCCGGAAGACCATCGAGGCCATTTCAGCCGCGGATATACCGGTCATGGCCCATATCGGGCTGACCCCGCAGTCCGTGCACAAAATGGGCGGGTTCAAGGTTCAAAAAGAGATGGACCGGCTCTTGAAAGACGCAGCATCCGTGGAAGAAGCCGGAGCTTTTTCCGTGGTCCTGGAGTGTATCCCCGGTGAGATTGCAAAAAAGATTACCCAGGAGATTTCCATTCCGACCATTGGGATCGGCGCAGGGGTCCACTGTGACGGACAGGTGCTTGTCCTGCATGACCTTCTCGGACTCTTTGAGCGTTTTGTACCCAAGTTCATCAAGCGGTATGCCCATCTCGGAGAGGAAGCCTTGTCGGCCATCCGGCAGTACAAGGAGGAAGTGGAGAGCGGGGGGTTCCCCGGAGAGGAACATACGTTTAAATGATTCCGCCGCAAATACCCCATCTGCGGTGTTTCAAAATTATTTTCGAGGGAAACATGGCCCAGACCAGATTGCATGTTGAGTTGCTGCGATATACCCCAAGACCCGAAGAGGTCGTGGCCATGGGCGCCAAGCTCTGTTATTCCCCTTCCAACATTGATGATCTGAAACAGGGGATCGAGAGCAAGGACCAGGCGGGGTTTGTGGACAAGCTGGTGACCATGGGGCATATGTCCCCTGTGGAGCATGTCTCGTTCACCTTCGGTGTGGAAGGGATATCCAGGGCCTGCTCCCATCAGATCGTGCGCCATCGAGTGGCCTCGTATTCACAGCAGAGTCAGCGGTATGTGGGCGAGCAGACGGAGAAACATCAAGGGAAGGTTTTCGACTATGTGGTCCCCCCGTCCGTGGCGGCTGCCGGCAAGTCCGCATGGTTCGAAGAGAAGATGAAGATCATCCAGGGCTGGTACGACGAACTCAACGCCGCTCTGGGGAACAGGGGGGAAAAATCCCAGGAGGATGCCCGGTTCATCCTGCCCAATGCCGCGGAGACCAAGATCATCATCACCATGAATGCCAGGGAGCTTCTCCATTTCTTCCGTGTGCGGTGCTGCAACCGGGCCCAGTGGGAGATCAGGGACATGGCCGATGAGATGCTGAGGAAGGTCAAGGAGGCGGCGCCCAAACTTTTCAAGGAAGCCGGCCCGGGGTGCCTCAAGGGAAAATGTCCCGAAGGGAAGATGACCTGCGGCAAGACCGAAGAGGTCAGAGAAAAGTTTAAGAACATGTAAAAAGAAAAGATTTACCGCAGAGCACGCAGAGTAAATACTATAGATAATAAAAAGCTTTTCTCTGCGATCTCCGCGTCCTCTGCGGTGAGGAATGGGTCTTATATGTCGTTTAATATCGCCCTATCCGGGAAGGGCGGAACCGGCAAAACCAGTCTGGCCGGGCTTCTCATCCGGTATCTGATCCGTCATGGGAAGAGCCCGATTATGGTTATCGATGCCGATGCCAATGCCAACCTTAACGAGGTCCTCGGCGTAAAAGTCGAAAACACCATCGGCGAACTCAGGGAAGGGCTCCTGGGGCGTGAGGGTCAGCAGCCGGGAGGCATGTCCAAGGATGCGTATTTCGAGATGATGCTCCACCAGGTGGTCGCGGAGCATGAAGGGTTTGATCTTCTGGTCATGGGCCGGCCCGAAGGACCGGGCTGTTATTGTTTTGTCAACAACCTGATTCGGAAATATTCGGACGAGTTGTCTGAGAAGTATCCCTATATTGTGACGGACAATGAGGCGGGTCTGGAGCACCTGAGCCGTAGGACGACTCAGAATACGGATCTTCTCCTGGTGATCAGCGACCCGTCACAGCGCGGGATCAGGACCGCAAAGAGGGTCTTGGATCTGGCGGATGAGCTCAAGCTCAATATCAAGAGGACGGCCCTGATCGTCAATCGGGTGGCGGGAGAGCTTGATCCCGCTTTGTCGGATCTGATTGAAGAGCAAGGGATGAAACTTGCCGGCTGGGTGCCGACCGATCAGAATATTACAGAATACGATCTCCGGGGTGAGGCAATGATCAATCTGCCGGACGACTCCCGGGCCGTGATCGCCTTTGAAAAAATTCTGGACGGCATGGAGATTGCCTGAAGGTTTTCTCGAGTCCTTATGATTTTCTTCGTGCCTTCGTCTCTTTGTGGCGGATGGGTTCCGGCTTGTCCGGGTTAGGAAGCAACCATGAAGAAGTCCAGGGTTGTCATCATCGGGGCCGGTGTGGTGGGAACGGCGGTCGGCGCGCTCCTTCATCAGGAGAGCTATGAGATTGCGGCCGTGGCTTCCCGGAGCATGGGATCGGCTGAGCGGGCGGTCCAATATATCGGCGCAGGAGCTGCCACAACCGATGTCGTGAAGGCCGCCAGGCAGGGTGATCTGATCTTCATCACCACGCCGGACGGGGCCATCGCTTCGGTCTGCGAGAAGATCGCGAAGAAAAAAGGGTTTCCCCCGGAGAGTACGGTCATCCATTGTTGCGGGGCCCTTTCGGCTGAGATCCTATCTCCGGCGCGTGCCTGCGGGGCGCGGATCCTTTCGATCCACCCCTTGCAGACTCTGGCGGACACGGATCAGGCCGTGGCCAATCTTCCCGGCTCCTTTTTCGCCCTGGACGGCGGCCCGGATGCGATCAAGACCGGCAAGGAGATCATCCGGGATCTGGGGGGGACCGTGATGGTGATCCCCTCCGAGGGGAAGATGCTCTACCATGCGGCCGCGGTGGTGGCGTGCAATTATTTCGTAGCCCTTGTGTTTCAGGCGCTCCGCATGCTGGAGGCCGTGGGGATCCCCAGGACGTCGGGACTTCCGGCGCTGATGCCGCTGATCAAGGGGACGGTCGGGAATCTGGAGAAGGTAGGAATCCCCAAGGCATTGACCGGACCGATCGCCCGGGGGGATCTCAAGACCATCGAAGGGCATCTTGCGGCCTTCGATCGGCTGATGCCCGAAGCAAAGAGAATCTACTGCGAAATGGGGAGGGTCGCTGCCGATGCGGCCGAGGCCAAGGGGAGTATAAATGAGGAAACCCGGAGAAAGTTGTTGGAACTGTTTTCCGCGTAGCGGCGTCCTCGGGCAGCCTGCCCGGGTCGTGCTGCTGAATTTGAGATTTGAAATTTGAAATTTCCAATTTCAAATCTTTTTGCTGAGGAGGCAGATCATGTTACTGATCGGCGAGCGTATCAATGTCATTACCAAGGTGCAGCGGGAGGCCATGAAGAACCGGGACCCCAAACCGATTCAGGAGATGGCCAAGGCCCAGGTTGCGGCCGGGGCCAACGTGCTCGACGTGAACATCGGTCCTGCCGAGGACGACGGGCCCGAACTCATGGACTGGATTGTGAAGACCGTCCAGAAGGCGGCGCAGGTCCCGATCTGCCTCGATACCACGAATCTCAACGCGATCAAGGCAGGCCTCAAGGCCCACAACAATACCTGGGGCCGGCCCATGATCAATTCCACCTCGGGTGAGACCCAACGGCTGAACACGTTTATGCCTGTAGCCGCGGAGTTTCAGTGCGATATCATCGGGCTCTGCCTTTCGGGATCCGGGCTTCCCGCCGATGCCAACGACCGCTGTGCCATTGCCGTGGACATCATGGCCAAGGCCGATGAGGTGGGGCTTCCCCTGGACCATATCTATCTGGATCCCCTGGTCCTGATGCTGAACGGGAACCAGGAGCATGCCCTGCACTGCATTCAATCTGTGGAGATGTTCCAGACCTTAAACGATCCGCCCATGAAGTCCGTGGTGGGGCTTTCAAATATCGCTAACACGGCGCCGGCCTCCATGAAGGGGATCCTGACCGCGGTCTTTTTCCAGATGCTGAGAGACGCGGGCCTGACCGCCGCCATCATTGATCCTTTGGAGAAGGAATTCATGCAAGTGGTTAAGAGCGGGAACCCGAGAGCAGTCTATCCGGCGCATCAAGTGGACAAGACCGAGAAGGTCATGCGCGGGGAGATCCTGTATGCCCATTCATTTTTGGAGGTATAGGATTAGGTAAAACACAGGGGCCAAGGGGTCCAGGGGCCGAGGGTTCAAGTGAAGTGCTGGAAAACAAAAGGGGTCAAGGGATCGAGGGTTACGCTCCGCGTGCCCCGCTTTTCTTTGATCTTTGCCGTCTGCGACGGCTACTACACTAAGGCATCTTGGGGTCAAGTGTTTGAGCATTTCACTTGAATCCTGGAACCCTGGAACCCTTGAACCCTTCTTGAAGAAGAGGAGAATGCGATGGCAGTTGAGATCCTGAAAGAGAAGTATACAGGCAAAGTGAATACCGTCACCATCGGGACCGGCGACAAGGCCGTGACCGTGGGCGGGGCGACCGCGCTTCCCTTTCATCTCTTTGAAGGAGAGGCCGGGAACCGTCCTTTAATCGCCTATGAGGTGCTGGATCTGCCGCCTGAGGACGCGCCTTTAGCCCAGAAAGAGGCATGGGGTGCGTTATGGAGCGATCCGGTTCAGTGGGCCAGGTACTGTCAGAATGAACTCTCGGCAAGGGCCGTGGCCTTGCGGCTGATCAGCACGGACCCGGACGGCAAGAACGCCGGTCCCGAAGAAGCGGCTGATACCGTCAAGAAGGTTCTGGCCGCCATTGATATCCCGCTCATCATCCTCGGCTCTTTCAAGGAGGCCAAGGACGGCCAGGTTCTGAAGGTGGTCGCCGACGCGGCCAGAGGGCGGAACTGCCTGATCGGTAAGGCCCAGGAGGAGAACTACAAGACCATCGCCGCTGCGGCCATCTCCAACGGCCATAAACTGATCGCCTTCTCCAATCTGGACTTCAACCTGTCCAAACAGATTAATATCCTTCTGACCCAGACCGGGTTCAACATCAACGATATCGTCATTGACCCCACGGCCAGCGCCCTCGGGTATGGTCTGGAATACACCTATTCCGTGATCGAAAGGATCCGGGCCTCCGCCCTCATACAGAACGATGCGATGATGCAGCCTCCCATGCTCTTGGATCTGGCCTCCGTGGTCTGGAAGGTCAAAGAGGTGAAGGCCGGCGAGGACCAGATGCCGGGATGGGGGGATGTCGGGGAGCGGGGAACGCACTGGGAGGCTTCCACGGCTGTCAGCATGCTCATGGCCGGTACGGAGATCCTGGTTATGTCATCACCCAAGGCGGTTCAGACCGTGGAGAAGACGATTGATCAGTTGATGGCGTAAAATCTAAGGGTTCGAGGGTTCCAGGGGTCGAGGGGTCGAGTGTTTGTTTCCGATGAAATTCTCTTTGCACTTCACTTTGCCCCTTGAACCCTGGACCCCTTTTGGTCACAAAATGAGAAGGATCTGAAAAGGATAATATTAAAAGATAATATTAGGAGACAACAATGGCCCTGACCGGTATAGAAATCTTCAAACACCTGCCCAAGACCAACTGTAAGGACTGCGGGTTCCCGACCTGCCTGGCCTTTGCCATGAAGCTTGCGGCCAAGCAGGTCTCATTGGATGCCTGCCCGCATGCATCAGAAGAAGCCAAGGCCTTTTTGGGCGCGGCGTCGGCGCCTCCTGTGCGCAAGGTCGTGATCGGCGCCGGAGATGCGGCCTGGCCCCTCGGGGAGGAGACCGTCCTCTTCAGGCATGAAAAGAAATTCGTCAATCCCTGCGCGTACGCCGTCCAGGTCGGAGACAACGATCCGGAACTTGCGGCCAAGATCAAACAGATCGCGGACTTCAAGGTCGACCGGGTGGGGGTGAACTACGGTGTGAACATGATCGCGGTTCAGGACAGATCCGGCGGCGGGGCGGCCTTTTCAGCGGCCGTGAAAAAGGTTGTGGATGCAGCGCCCGGCCTGGGGGTCCTCCTCATGAGCCGGGACGCTCAAAGAATCGGTGCGGCCCTTTCGTCATGTGAAGGGAAGAAGCCGCTGGTCTACGGAGCGGACAAAGAGAATCTGGAGCAGCTCCTCCCCCTGGTCAAAGGCAAGGCATCCCTGGTTCTCAGCGCCGGGAATCTGGACGAACTCTCGGCCATGGCCGAAAAAGCCGCCGGCGCCGGCGTGGAAGACCTGATCCTGGACCCCATGCCGGGGAACGCCAGGGAGGCCCTGGAGAGATTCACGATGATGCGCCGCCTTGCCGTCAAGAAGAACTACAAACCCTTCGGGTATCCTCTTTTCATGAACGCCGTTCATGAGGATGCCCAGGTTGAGGGGGCGCTGGCCGCCCTCGGGACCATGAAATACGCCTCGGTCATCCTGCTCGGGGCGCTCCGGTCGTGGGAGATGCTGGGCCTTCTCACGGGCAGGCTCAACATCTATACGGACCCGCAGAAACCCATGCAGGTTGATCAGAAGATTTATGAAATGGGGACGGTCAACGGGAACTCTCCTTTGATTGTGACCACGAACTTCGCCCTGACTTATTTCATTGTGGCCGGTGAGATCGAGAACAGCAAGGTGCCGGCCAGGCTTGCCGTTCAGGACGTGGAAGGGTTATCCGTGCTCACGGCCTGGGCCGCCGGCAAGTTTACGGCAGGTTCCATTGCGAATTTTATCAAGGAATCCGGTGTGGAAAATCAGCTCGCGAAAAAGGAAGTCATCCTTCCTGGCTATGTCGCAGTCCTCTCCGGGTCACTGGAAGACAAACTGGGCAACGGCTGGAAGGTGGTGGTCGGCCCCCGGGAAGCGAATCAAATCCCGCAATTCCTGAAAGCCCGGGCAAATGGATGAGATCCTTGATCCGTTTGCGTATTTCCTGAAGGATCGTGTAAAATGGCAGATGAAAGGACCCCTGTTTCTGAACAGAGGCCTGAAAAGGATTTTCTTTGCGCAAAAAGTCATAAGAAGAGAAGATTTTTTATATGAATTGTGAAGTGAGGAGATATGGATTATGTCAAAGCTGATTGCCTCGGCGGCCATACGCGCCTCTCATGAGATTCTTGAGAAAGTGGACAGCCTGTTGACGGAGGTTACGGCCGAGAAGGGCGAGGATTTCCAGTTTGAATTCATGGACACGGGATATTTTCTGCCCCAGATCTATGCCATGACCGGTTTTGCCGTCAAAACGCTCAAGGATATGCGCACGGCCCTTGAGGCCTATGCCCGCCCCCTTCTGAAACCGGTTCCCGAAGAAAAGGTCTATAAGCCTTATCTGGGTGAGGCCCTGGATGCAGGGATGGCCACCCTCTTTGCCCAGGAGATCCTGATGGCCCTGCGGTATATCAAGGGTCTGGAGCCGGTCACGGATCCGGAGATGAATCTGACCTACAATGGATTCATTACCGATTCGATCCTCCGGGACCTGGGTTTCCAGTTGGTGGACGGGTCCATGCCGGGCTACGTAGTCATCCTCGGCGCGGCCGAGAGCGACGAGCGGGCCGAGCAGATCGTGCGGGATCTCCAGCAGAAAAACATCCTGATCTTCCTGGCCGGCCATGTCAAGGGGAACAGTGTGACCAAGCAGCTTCACCGGAGAGGCGTGGAAATGGGCTGGCCGACCCGGATTGTCCCCCTGGGTCCGGATACCGAGCATACGATCTATGCCTTGGACTGGGCGGCGCGGGCCGGGCTCACCTTCGGCGGGCTCAAGGCCGGGGATTATGCGCTCAATCTGAAATATTCCCTGAACCGGGTCTTTGCCTTTGCCATGGTCCTGGGGGATCTGGACGATATGAAATGGGCGACCGGCGCCGGGGCCATCAATCAGGGATTCCCTGCGGTTTGCGACACCGATGTCCCGGAGATCCGGCCGAGAGGCGTGTGCACCTACGAGCACGTGGTCCGCGAACTGGATCAGGACAAGATCGTCCAGACCGCGATCGAGACCCGGGGCCTCAAGATCATCGTGGAAAAGCCGCCCATCCCCGTGGCGTATGGTCCGGCCTTCGAAGGAGAGCGGATCCGCAAGGAGGATACCTTCCTGGAGTTCGGGGGGAACCAGTCTCCTTCCTTCGAGCTGGTGAGGATGCTGAATCTGGATGAGGTTGAGGACGGCAAGGTTGAGCTCATCGGCACCGAAAACGTGGAGAAGTACGAAGCCGGCGGGGTCGTTCCCCTCGGGGTGGTGATTGAAGTGGCCGGCCGGAAGATGCAGAAGGATTTCGAGCCGGTCCTCGAGAGGAAGACCCATGACTTCGTCAACATGGCCCAGGGGGTCTGGCACATGGGACAGCGGGACATCTGCTGGTCCAGGATCAGCAAAAGCGCCTTCAGCGAGGGTTTTCGGATTCACCACTTCGGAGAGATTCACGTGGCCATGATGAAGTCCAAGTTTCCGGCCATCGTGGACAAGGTTCAGGTCAAGATCTACACGGACGAGAAAGACGTGGTTCGGCTCAGGGACGAGGCGCGGAAGGTCTACCATGAACGCGATATCCGTGTCGCCAACATGACCGACGAGTCCGTAGATACCTATTATTCCTGCCTCCTCTGCCAGTCCTTCGCGCCCAACCACGTCTGCGTGGTTTCACCCGAGAGACTCGGCCTCTGCGGCGCAGTCAACTGGATGGACGCCAAAGCCGCCTTCGAGATCAACCCCACAGGCGGGAACCAGCCCGTGAAGAAGGGAGAGACCCTCGATGCGGTCAAGGGCCGTTGGACGGGTGTGGAAGAATACGTGAAGAAGGAGTCCCACGGCGCGCTCGATGGGTTCTCGGCCTATTCCCTGATGGATGCGCCCATGACCTCCTGCGGATGCTTTGAGGCCATTGTGTCCGTGGTCCCTGAGGCCAACGGAATCATGATCGTGGACAGGGGATATCCGGGCATGACGCCGATCGGGATGAAGTTCTCCACCCTGGCGGGCACCGTGGGCGGAGGGACCCAGACGCCGGGTTTTACGGGAATCGGAAAGTATTTCATCACGAGCAGAAAGTTTTTAACGGCGGATGGAGGATTCAAGCGGATCGTCTGGCTCACGACGAGTATCAAAAATCAGTTGGGCGAGGCGCTGAAGAAGCGGGCCGAGGAGATCGGGGAACCG
This Nitrospirae bacterium CG2_30_53_67 DNA region includes the following protein-coding sequences:
- a CDS encoding CO dehydrogenase/CO-methylating acetyl-CoA synthase complex subunit beta codes for the protein MSKLIASAAIRASHEILEKVDSLLTEVTAEKGEDFQFEFMDTGYFLPQIYAMTGFAVKTLKDMRTALEAYARPLLKPVPEEKVYKPYLGEALDAGMATLFAQEILMALRYIKGLEPVTDPEMNLTYNGFITDSILRDLGFQLVDGSMPGYVVILGAAESDERAEQIVRDLQQKNILIFLAGHVKGNSVTKQLHRRGVEMGWPTRIVPLGPDTEHTIYALDWAARAGLTFGGLKAGDYALNLKYSLNRVFAFAMVLGDLDDMKWATGAGAINQGFPAVCDTDVPEIRPRGVCTYEHVVRELDQDKIVQTAIETRGLKIIVEKPPIPVAYGPAFEGERIRKEDTFLEFGGNQSPSFELVRMLNLDEVEDGKVELIGTENVEKYEAGGVVPLGVVIEVAGRKMQKDFEPVLERKTHDFVNMAQGVWHMGQRDICWSRISKSAFSEGFRIHHFGEIHVAMMKSKFPAIVDKVQVKIYTDEKDVVRLRDEARKVYHERDIRVANMTDESVDTYYSCLLCQSFAPNHVCVVSPERLGLCGAVNWMDAKAAFEINPTGGNQPVKKGETLDAVKGRWTGVEEYVKKESHGALDGFSAYSLMDAPMTSCGCFEAIVSVVPEANGIMIVDRGYPGMTPIGMKFSTLAGTVGGGTQTPGFTGIGKYFITSRKFLTADGGFKRIVWLTTSIKNQLGEALKKRAEEIGEPDLLNKIADETVAVDAEQLVAFLTEKGHPALTMESMF